A part of Gossypium hirsutum isolate 1008001.06 chromosome A07, Gossypium_hirsutum_v2.1, whole genome shotgun sequence genomic DNA contains:
- the LOC107955649 gene encoding CSC1-like protein At3g21620, with translation MATLSDIGVAAAINILSAFAFFLAFAILRIQPLNDRVYFPKWYLKGLRCSPLANGAFVSKFVNLDFRSYARFLNWMPAALQMPEPELIDHAGLDSAVYLRIYLLGLKIFVPIAFLAFTIMVPVNWTNNTLEHSGLTFSDIDKLSISNIPNGSLRFWTHLIMAYAFTFWTCYVLKREYEIVASMRLHFLASEQRRPDQFTVLVKNVPPDPDESISELVEHFFLVNHPEHYLSHQVVYNANKLSELVNEKKKIQNWLDYYQNKYERNPSKRPLLKMGFLGLWGESVDAVDFYTAKTERLSRDISLEREKITSNPKSIMAAAFVSFKTRWGAAVCAQTQQCRNPTIWLTEWAPEPRDVYWENLSIPFVFLTIRRLIVAVAFFFLTFFFVIPIAIVQSLANIESIEKALPFLKPIIEVKVIKSFIQGFLPGIALKIFLLFLPTILMIMSKFEGFISLSALERRSASRYYFFQFINVFLGSIITGTAFQQLNNFIHQSTNEIPKTIGASIPMKATFFITYIMVDGWAGVAAEILRLKPLIIYHLKNFFLVKTEKDREEAMDPGTIGFNTGEPQIQLYFLLGLVYAIVTPILLPFIIVFFALAFVVFRHQIINVYNQEYESAAAYWPDVHLRIIVALIISQLLLMGLLSTKEAASSTPLLITLPVLTIWFHRFCKGRYEPAFVRNPLQEAMMKDTLERAREPNLNLKGFLQNAYIHPVFKSADDDKIDVVMEEWEEEPSLIATKRTSKRSTPLSSKHGRSSFSSPEANKERSKT, from the exons ATGGCAACTCTAAGTGATATTGGAGTTGCAGCAGCTATCAATATTCTCAGTGCATTTGCCTTCTTTTTGGCATTTGCAATTCTTCGGATTCAACCACTGAATGACAGGGTGTACTTCCCCAAATGGTATCTCAAAGGTTTAAGGTGCAGTCCTTTGGCCAATGGTGCATTTGTAAGCAAGTTCGTGAATTTGGACTTCAGGTCGTATGCCAGATTTCTCAACTGGATGCCTGCTGCACTCCAAATGCCGGAGCCCGAGTTGATCGACCATGCCGGATTGGATTCCGCTGTTTACTTGAGGATTTACTTATTGGG GCTTAAAATTTTTGTTCCCATTGCGTTCTTAGCATTTACAATTATGGTGCCAGTTAATTGGACCAATAATACCCTGGAGCATTCAGGCTTAACATTCAGTGATATCGATAAACTCTCGATATCAAATATACCAAATGGATCACTTAG GTTTTGGACACATTTGATAATGGCTTATGCCTTTACCTTTTGGACATGCTATGTGCTGAAAAGAGAGTATGAGATAGTGGCATCAATGAGATTACATTTCCTTGCATCGGAACAACGGCGCCCAGACCAATTTACA GTGCTGGTAAAGAATGTCCCACCTGATCCTGATGAATCCATTAGTGAGCTTGTGGAACATTTCTTTCTTGTCAACCATCCAGAACACTATCTCAGTCATCAG GTTGTTTATAATGCTAACAAGCTCTCAGAATTGgtcaatgagaaaaagaaaattcaGAATTGGCTTGACTActatcaaaataaatatgaaagGAATCCATCTAAGAGACCTTTGTtaaag ATGGGTTTCCTTGGCCTCTGGGGAGAGAGCGTAGATGCAGTCGACTTTTATACAGCGAAAACTGAGAGATTATCTAGAGAT ATATCCTTGGAGAGGGAGAAGATTACCAGCAACCCTAAATCAATTATGGCAGCAGCATTTGTTTCCTTCAAAACTCGATGGGGAGCTGCTGTTTGTGCACAAACTCAACAATGTAGGAACCCAACTATATGGTTGACTGAGTGGGCTCCGGAACCACGAGACGTGTACTGGGAAAACCTATCAATTCCATTTGTTTTTCTCACAATTCGGAGGCTCATTGTTGCTGTTGCATTTTTCTTCCTTACATTCTTTTTTGTGATTCCTATTGCAATCGTGCAATCCCTTGCTAACATAGAGAGCATCGAGAAAGCACTTCCCTTCCTAAAACCTATAATTGAAGT GAAAGTCATAAAGTCATTCATTCAAGGCTTTCTTCCTGGGATTGCTCTGAagatatttcttttatttctgcCCACAATATTGATGATAATGTCAAAGTTCGAAGGATTTATTAGCCTATCGGCTCTGGAAAGGAGATCGGCCAGTAGATATTATTTCTTCCAATTTATCAATGTTTTTCTCGGGAGCATAATCACCGGAACTGCATTTCAGCaactaaataattttatacaccaGTCTACAAATGA GATACCAAAGACAATTGGTGCCTCAATTCCAATGAAGGCAACATTCTTCATTACTTACATAATGGTCGATGGTTGGGCTGGAGTTGCTGCCGAGATACTGAGATTGAAACCTTTGATAATCTATCACTTGAAGAATTTCTTCTTGGTTAAGACTGAAAAGGACCGTGAAGAGGCAATGGATCCTGGAACCATTGGTTTCAATACAGGAGAACCTCAAATACAACTTTACTTCTTACTTGGTCTTGTGTATGCTATAGTTACTCCTATCCTGCTTCCTTTCATAATCGTCTTCTTCGCATTGGCTTTTGTCGTATTTCGCCATCAG ATCATAAATGTCTACAATCAAGAATACGAAAGTGCTGCTGCATACTGGCCCGATGTTCATTTACGTATCATTGTCGCATTAATCATCTCGCAGCTGCTACTAATGGGATTATTGAGCACAAAAGAAGCTGCTTCGTCGACTCCATTGCTTATCACCCTTCCTGTGTTAACCATATGGTTCCACAGATTTTGCAAAGGGCGTTACGAACCGGCTTTTGTCCGAAATCCTTTACAG GAAGCAATGATGAAGGATACATTGGAGCGAGCAAGGGAACCGAACTTGAACCTAAAAGGGTTCCTTCAGAACGCGTATATTCACCCGGTATTCAAAAGTGCAGATGATGACAAGATTGATGTAGTCATGGAAGAATGGGAAGAGGAACCTTCGCTCATTGCTACAAAACGCACGTCTAAAAGGTCAACGCCGTTATCTAGTAAACATGGTAGATCATCCTTCTCATCGCCTGAAGCTAACAAGGAACGTTCAAAAACTTGA
- the LOC121203750 gene encoding CCR4-NOT transcription complex subunit 9: MVSGATAPVTSNPPARVRYLIQGLASEETREQSLDVLCKIITSAYRPLLSDGLTERAVTQVCNAIALFQCVASHPNTRIPFIRATMPMYLYPFLNTMNNERSYECLRITSLGMIGSLAKVQDPEVIEYLLSTQIFPSCLRCMEVGKTLSRTVSTFIIYRILLSEKGLKYCFILAERYLSVSQCLGKLVENLTEDDAENLPQLLKNIIGCYLRLSENKRTRPQLSSYFPWKFLDHKYANIIRSDPKVLADLRQLVCNLRTSKSCTIHCTDEPPTSSDSPGLSIP; this comes from the exons ATGGTTTCAGGTGCGACTGCTCCAGTCACTTCCAACCCTCCTGCTAGAGTCAGATATTTAATTCAAGGGCTTGCTTCTGAAGAAACACGAGAGCAATCACTTGATGTTCTTTGCAAG ATAATAACTTCAGCTTACCGTCCACTGTTATCCGACGGCCTTACTGAAAGAGCTGTAACACAAGTTTGCAATGCTATAGCCCTTTTCCAG tGTGTAGCTTCTCACCCTAATACAAGGATTCCATTTATCAGAG CTACAATGCCAATGTATCTTTATCCCTTCTTGAACACCATGAATAATGAAAGGAGCTATGAATGTCTAAGGATTACCAGCTTAGGTATGATAGGGTCACTAGCAAAG GTACAGGATCCAGAAGTGATAGAGTACTTGCTTTCAACTCAAATATTTCCCAGTTGCCTACGCTGCATGGAGGTTGGCAAAACATTGTCAAGAACA GTGTCCACATTTATAATTTACAGAATCTTACTAAGTGAGAAAGGGCTCAAGTACTGTTTCATTCTTGCTGAACGATATCTCTCAGTATCCCAATGTTTGGGAAAATTGGTTGAAAACCTTACTGAAGATGATGCAGAAAATTTGCCTCAGCTCCTCAAAAACATCATTGGATGTTACCTCAGGCTCTCCGAAAATAAAAG GACAAGGCCACAATTGTCGAGCTACTTTCCATGGAAGTTTTTAGATCACAAATATGCTAACATCATTCGG AGTGATCCAAAAGTCCTTGCTGACCTACGACAATTGGTTTGCAATTTAAGGACCAGCAAGAGTTGTACAATCCACTGTACCGATGAGCCACCAACTAGCAGCGACTCACCCGGGCTGTCCATTCCATGA